Proteins encoded by one window of Bactrocera oleae isolate idBacOlea1 chromosome 4, idBacOlea1, whole genome shotgun sequence:
- the Mapmodulin gene encoding acidic leucine-rich nuclear phosphoprotein 32 family member A isoform X1 has protein sequence MEKRIELERRARKANQITDLNLDNCRSTSIVGLTDEYTALESLSLINVGLTTLKGFPKLPNLKKLELSDNRISNGLNYLTTSPKLQYLNLSGNKIKDLETLKPLEEFKQLAVLDLFNNEATQIDNYREKIFEMLKSLKFLDGFDANDVEAPSEDDDDEVNGNDGEDDGDDDGEEEDTQKAFCLNGIDIDLDELEKFEQRLKAKKQLQGNAATAKNQNTIDEVDDLDELLKEIKLKDVATKSNCDKLSTASQSTDAIVAKRTAGDGVSNNLDAETANAPPLPFALILYWFLAILNLANATFYSCDEEDYASSYVSTTDVSLSEVYNEDLEEDNSEWDEENAAEDEFEDTDDDDSDEDGEGEGGNASAKGKAGKEKSSSNSAAAKAETAEANNTATADGAAEEEEPQARGKKRKHDG, from the exons atcaCAGATTTAAATCTGGATAATTGCCGGAGTACAAGTATTGTGGGCCTTACAGATGAATACACTGCGCTCGAATCGTTGAGCTTAATCAATGTTGGTTTAACCACACTAAAAGGTTTCCCCAAGTTGCCCAATCTGAAGAAACTCGAACTTTCCGATAACAg AATATCAAATGGCCTCAACTACTTGACTACAAGCCCCAAATTACAATACCTTAACCTGTCGGGCAATAAAATTAAGGATCTGGAAACACTGAAACCATTAGAGGAATTCAAACAACTCGCCGTTTTGGATTTGTTTAATAACGAAGCAACACAAATTGATAATTATCGTGAGAAGATTTTCGAAATGTTGAAATCTTTGAAATTCCTGGATGG TTTTGATGCGAACGATGTGGAAGCGCCTTCagaagatgatgatgatgaggtTAACGGCAACGATGGCGAAGATGATGGTGACGATGATGGCGAGGAAGAAG ACACGCAAAAAGCGTTTTGTTTAAATGGTATTGATATTGATTTGGATGAGTTGGAAAAGTTTGAGCAGCGTTTAAAGGCTAAGAAACAGCTTCAGGGCAACGCTGCTActgcgaaaaatcaaaatactaTTGACGAAGTTGATGACTTAGATGAGTTGTTGaaggaaataaaattgaaagatgTAGCAACAAAATCTAACTGTGATAAGCTATCCACGGCATCTCAGTCCACAGATGCAATAGTGGCGAAGCGAACAGCCGGCGACGGTGTCAGCAACAACTTAGATGCTGAAACGGCGAATGCACCGCCATTGCCTTTTGCTCTTATACTCTATTGGTTTTTAGCGATACTTAATCTGGCAAATGCCACTTTTT ATTCCTGTGATGAGGAGGACTATGCCAGCTCTTACGTATCCACAACTGACGTCTCGTTATCGGAG GTGTATAATGAAGATCTGGAAGAGGATAACTCCGAATGGGATGAAGAGAACGCAGCCGAAGACGAATTTGAGGACACCGATGACGATGATAGTGATGAGGATGGCGAGGGAGAGGGGGGAAATGCGTCTGCTAAGGGTAAAGCAGGCAAGGAAAAATCGTCATCCAATTCCGCCGCAGCAAAAGCAGAAACCGCTGAAGCAAATAATACCGCTACCGCTGATGGCGCTGCTG aGGAGGAGGAACCGCAGGCTCGGGGAAAGAAAAGAAAGCACGACGGTTAA
- the Mapmodulin gene encoding acidic leucine-rich nuclear phosphoprotein 32 family member A isoform X3, whose translation MEKRIELERRARKANQITDLNLDNCRSTSIVGLTDEYTALESLSLINVGLTTLKGFPKLPNLKKLELSDNRISNGLNYLTTSPKLQYLNLSGNKIKDLETLKPLEEFKQLAVLDLFNNEATQIDNYREKIFEMLKSLKFLDGFDANDVEAPSEDDDDEVNGNDGEDDGDDDGEEEDSCDEEDYASSYVSTTDVSLSEVYNEDLEEDNSEWDEENAAEDEFEDTDDDDSDEDGEGEGGNASAKGKAGKEKSSSNSAAAKAETAEANNTATADGAAEEEEPQARGKKRKHDG comes from the exons atcaCAGATTTAAATCTGGATAATTGCCGGAGTACAAGTATTGTGGGCCTTACAGATGAATACACTGCGCTCGAATCGTTGAGCTTAATCAATGTTGGTTTAACCACACTAAAAGGTTTCCCCAAGTTGCCCAATCTGAAGAAACTCGAACTTTCCGATAACAg AATATCAAATGGCCTCAACTACTTGACTACAAGCCCCAAATTACAATACCTTAACCTGTCGGGCAATAAAATTAAGGATCTGGAAACACTGAAACCATTAGAGGAATTCAAACAACTCGCCGTTTTGGATTTGTTTAATAACGAAGCAACACAAATTGATAATTATCGTGAGAAGATTTTCGAAATGTTGAAATCTTTGAAATTCCTGGATGG TTTTGATGCGAACGATGTGGAAGCGCCTTCagaagatgatgatgatgaggtTAACGGCAACGATGGCGAAGATGATGGTGACGATGATGGCGAGGAAGAAG ATTCCTGTGATGAGGAGGACTATGCCAGCTCTTACGTATCCACAACTGACGTCTCGTTATCGGAG GTGTATAATGAAGATCTGGAAGAGGATAACTCCGAATGGGATGAAGAGAACGCAGCCGAAGACGAATTTGAGGACACCGATGACGATGATAGTGATGAGGATGGCGAGGGAGAGGGGGGAAATGCGTCTGCTAAGGGTAAAGCAGGCAAGGAAAAATCGTCATCCAATTCCGCCGCAGCAAAAGCAGAAACCGCTGAAGCAAATAATACCGCTACCGCTGATGGCGCTGCTG aGGAGGAGGAACCGCAGGCTCGGGGAAAGAAAAGAAAGCACGACGGTTAA
- the Mapmodulin gene encoding acidic leucine-rich nuclear phosphoprotein 32 family member A isoform X2, which translates to MLNFSYKITDLNLDNCRSTSIVGLTDEYTALESLSLINVGLTTLKGFPKLPNLKKLELSDNRISNGLNYLTTSPKLQYLNLSGNKIKDLETLKPLEEFKQLAVLDLFNNEATQIDNYREKIFEMLKSLKFLDGFDANDVEAPSEDDDDEVNGNDGEDDGDDDGEEEDTQKAFCLNGIDIDLDELEKFEQRLKAKKQLQGNAATAKNQNTIDEVDDLDELLKEIKLKDVATKSNCDKLSTASQSTDAIVAKRTAGDGVSNNLDAETANAPPLPFALILYWFLAILNLANATFYSCDEEDYASSYVSTTDVSLSEVYNEDLEEDNSEWDEENAAEDEFEDTDDDDSDEDGEGEGGNASAKGKAGKEKSSSNSAAAKAETAEANNTATADGAAEEEEPQARGKKRKHDG; encoded by the exons atgctGAATTTCAGTTACAAA atcaCAGATTTAAATCTGGATAATTGCCGGAGTACAAGTATTGTGGGCCTTACAGATGAATACACTGCGCTCGAATCGTTGAGCTTAATCAATGTTGGTTTAACCACACTAAAAGGTTTCCCCAAGTTGCCCAATCTGAAGAAACTCGAACTTTCCGATAACAg AATATCAAATGGCCTCAACTACTTGACTACAAGCCCCAAATTACAATACCTTAACCTGTCGGGCAATAAAATTAAGGATCTGGAAACACTGAAACCATTAGAGGAATTCAAACAACTCGCCGTTTTGGATTTGTTTAATAACGAAGCAACACAAATTGATAATTATCGTGAGAAGATTTTCGAAATGTTGAAATCTTTGAAATTCCTGGATGG TTTTGATGCGAACGATGTGGAAGCGCCTTCagaagatgatgatgatgaggtTAACGGCAACGATGGCGAAGATGATGGTGACGATGATGGCGAGGAAGAAG ACACGCAAAAAGCGTTTTGTTTAAATGGTATTGATATTGATTTGGATGAGTTGGAAAAGTTTGAGCAGCGTTTAAAGGCTAAGAAACAGCTTCAGGGCAACGCTGCTActgcgaaaaatcaaaatactaTTGACGAAGTTGATGACTTAGATGAGTTGTTGaaggaaataaaattgaaagatgTAGCAACAAAATCTAACTGTGATAAGCTATCCACGGCATCTCAGTCCACAGATGCAATAGTGGCGAAGCGAACAGCCGGCGACGGTGTCAGCAACAACTTAGATGCTGAAACGGCGAATGCACCGCCATTGCCTTTTGCTCTTATACTCTATTGGTTTTTAGCGATACTTAATCTGGCAAATGCCACTTTTT ATTCCTGTGATGAGGAGGACTATGCCAGCTCTTACGTATCCACAACTGACGTCTCGTTATCGGAG GTGTATAATGAAGATCTGGAAGAGGATAACTCCGAATGGGATGAAGAGAACGCAGCCGAAGACGAATTTGAGGACACCGATGACGATGATAGTGATGAGGATGGCGAGGGAGAGGGGGGAAATGCGTCTGCTAAGGGTAAAGCAGGCAAGGAAAAATCGTCATCCAATTCCGCCGCAGCAAAAGCAGAAACCGCTGAAGCAAATAATACCGCTACCGCTGATGGCGCTGCTG aGGAGGAGGAACCGCAGGCTCGGGGAAAGAAAAGAAAGCACGACGGTTAA